A genomic region of Methanobacterium sp. SMA-27 contains the following coding sequences:
- a CDS encoding translation initiation factor IF-2 subunit beta, giving the protein MADYNELLDRAIEQLPKKVEETKRFNVPNAYSMIQGNRTMIQNFTEVTEALNRDPQHVLKFLLRELGTAGNLEGTRAILQGKFTHYLINDKIEDYVKRFIMCHECNRPDTKIIREDRIFILKCEACGAKAPLKTL; this is encoded by the coding sequence ATGGCTGATTATAATGAATTACTTGACAGAGCAATTGAACAGCTCCCTAAAAAGGTGGAAGAAACTAAGAGGTTTAATGTACCAAATGCTTATTCCATGATTCAGGGAAACAGGACAATGATACAGAACTTCACAGAGGTAACAGAAGCCCTCAACAGAGACCCTCAACATGTATTAAAGTTTCTTTTAAGGGAACTTGGAACTGCAGGGAATCTTGAAGGTACAAGAGCTATTCTTCAAGGTAAGTTCACACATTACCTTATTAATGATAAGATAGAAGACTATGTTAAACGTTTCATAATGTGTCATGAGTGTAACAGGCCAGATACAAAGATAATAAGAGAAGATAGGATTTTCATACTTAAATGTGAGGCCTGTGGTGCCAAAGCACCTTTAAAAACCCTTTAA
- a CDS encoding thymidylate kinase, with the protein MRFIIVDGLDGSGKDTHANLIQEYYLAKGEKVIVRTHPSKDNAYGINAKKALLGHGKINHIKASMYYALDVLRSVRKYHGKAETVIMVRYLMGVAYLPFPIAKLLYMFFSTILPTSNYMFFLDVEPDELLNRLLKRNEHEMFENLNDLIKVRGKAIELAKNWHIINTGRKIEQAQLEINKILDCLDNKTLSHK; encoded by the coding sequence ATGCGTTTTATAATAGTAGATGGATTGGATGGTTCAGGAAAAGATACCCATGCGAATTTAATTCAAGAATATTATCTTGCAAAGGGGGAAAAAGTTATTGTACGTACACATCCATCAAAAGATAACGCCTATGGGATTAATGCTAAAAAAGCACTTTTAGGTCATGGAAAAATTAATCATATAAAAGCATCTATGTACTATGCACTTGATGTTTTAAGATCTGTTCGAAAATATCATGGAAAAGCTGAAACTGTTATAATGGTACGATATTTGATGGGAGTTGCATATCTCCCCTTCCCTATTGCTAAATTGTTATACATGTTCTTTTCAACGATACTTCCAACTTCAAACTACATGTTCTTTCTAGATGTTGAACCTGATGAACTCCTTAATAGGCTGTTAAAACGAAATGAACACGAAATGTTTGAAAACTTAAATGACCTTATTAAAGTAAGGGGCAAAGCTATTGAGCTAGCAAAAAACTGGCATATCATTAATACTGGAAGAAAAATTGAACAAGCACAATTGGAGATAAATAAAATTCTTGATTGTTTAGATAATAAAACATTATCTCATAAATAA
- a CDS encoding diacylglycerol/polyprenol kinase family protein, producing MISNDIIGLILVYGYIAILLIISERFLKKYPTFSRKFLHIMVGNVIFILPLFTSQFIITFLAAAPFIFLTFLMSPYSPIKLNDQISSSGHGLGLVYYSISWTILAFFFFNQPWIIAVGIVAMSYGEGMAALVGENFGKHKYKIFGDRKSFEGSIAMFLVLIAMLEIVLVYYNVSISTMAIIPVVALVATIFEGITPKGFDNITACFSAVGTYLLLTLIGF from the coding sequence ATGATATCGAATGACATTATTGGGCTGATATTAGTCTACGGTTACATAGCCATATTACTGATTATATCTGAAAGATTTTTGAAAAAGTATCCAACATTTAGCAGAAAATTCCTTCATATAATGGTTGGAAATGTAATTTTCATATTACCCCTTTTCACGAGTCAATTTATAATAACTTTTCTTGCTGCCGCCCCATTCATATTTTTAACATTTTTAATGAGCCCTTATTCTCCAATTAAACTGAATGACCAGATATCTTCTTCGGGACATGGACTTGGACTTGTTTATTATTCAATATCTTGGACTATTCTAGCATTCTTCTTCTTTAATCAACCATGGATAATTGCAGTTGGAATAGTTGCAATGTCTTATGGGGAGGGTATGGCTGCATTAGTTGGTGAAAATTTTGGCAAACATAAATACAAAATATTTGGTGATAGAAAAAGCTTTGAAGGTTCAATTGCAATGTTTTTAGTACTAATAGCAATGTTGGAAATAGTACTGGTATATTACAATGTTTCCATATCAACTATGGCCATTATACCGGTAGTGGCATTGGTAGCAACAATATTTGAAGGGATAACACCTAAAGGATTTGACAATATTACTGCATGTTTCTCTGCAGTTGGTACATATTTACTATTAACATTGATTGGATTTTAA
- the tmk gene encoding dTMP kinase: MYICLEGIDGSGKSTQIELLMNWLNECGHEILRVFEPTDSQAGRLIRKMLQNPNATNENFQKTLALLFAADRIILMEKIQEAEDEGKIVLSDRCFYSSIVYQNGAEWIKEINKFAKKPDIVLLMDIEPETAISRCEGKDRFEDVYFLKKIRNRYLELADKEDFMVVNANNGLNKVHDDIKRVIAHKLGMCI; encoded by the coding sequence ATGTACATATGTTTAGAAGGAATTGATGGATCAGGCAAGTCAACACAAATAGAATTACTTATGAATTGGCTTAATGAATGTGGGCATGAAATATTAAGGGTTTTTGAACCAACAGATTCTCAAGCAGGTAGGTTAATACGTAAGATGCTTCAAAATCCAAATGCAACTAATGAAAACTTCCAGAAAACACTTGCACTCCTTTTTGCAGCGGATAGAATTATTTTAATGGAAAAAATACAAGAAGCTGAAGACGAAGGCAAAATAGTTTTAAGCGATAGATGTTTTTACTCAAGCATTGTTTATCAAAATGGAGCAGAATGGATTAAGGAGATAAATAAATTTGCAAAAAAGCCAGATATAGTTTTGTTAATGGATATAGAACCTGAAACGGCCATTTCACGATGTGAAGGCAAGGATAGATTTGAAGATGTTTATTTCTTAAAAAAAATTAGGAATAGATATCTTGAACTTGCAGATAAAGAAGATTTTATGGTTGTCAATGCGAATAACGGTTTAAACAAAGTTCACGACGATATAAAAAGAGTTATAGCCCATAAGTTGGGCATGTGCATCTGA
- the mcm gene encoding minichromosome maintenance protein MCM: MTSTEKAKASVAKFEEFFSTKYKDTVFEALEKYPDERSVVIDYSELEMFDPDLADLLIEKPEEVIDASQKAIKNIDPLGKNADLHIRFENVRNNIQLRFLRSKYIGKFVAVDGIVRKTDEIRPRIVNALFECRSCMRLQEVPQTSNMINEPALCQECGGRSFKLLQEESEFMDTQTTKLQEPLENLSGGEEPKQILVVMEDDLVDSLTPGDIVKITGVMKTVRDEKTKRFKNYIYGNYIEPLEQEFEELKISKEDEEEIKRLAADPDVYNKIINSTAPSIQGYHEVKEAIALQLFGGSPKELEDKTRIRGDIHILIVGDPGIGKSQMLKYVSKLAPRGIYTSGKGTSGVGLTAAAVRDEFGGWSLEAGALVLGDRGNVCVDELDKMRSEDRSAIHEALEQQTISIAKAGIMATLNARCSVLAAANPKFGRFDQYKSIGEQIDLPSPILSRFDLIFVVEDKPDVERDTKLAAHILRIHKDTSIPFEIEPELLRKYIAYARREVSPKLTDDATAVLQDFYVGIRGGAAEEDSPVPITARQLEALIRLSEASSRIRLGTEVTGADAQRAITIQQKCMKQVGYDPETGKLDIDKVEGRPAKSDRDKIRLVTEIIGELGEEYGGRTPKNILITEMSDRYNMSEDKAEEIIKILKRKGIIFEPQQGYYKIA, encoded by the coding sequence ATAACATCTACAGAAAAAGCTAAAGCTTCAGTTGCAAAATTTGAAGAGTTTTTCAGCACCAAATACAAAGATACCGTTTTTGAAGCTCTCGAAAAATACCCTGACGAAAGATCTGTGGTTATAGATTATTCTGAGCTAGAGATGTTTGATCCTGACCTTGCAGATCTTTTAATTGAAAAACCAGAAGAAGTTATTGACGCTTCACAGAAAGCCATTAAGAATATAGATCCACTGGGTAAAAATGCAGATTTACATATTAGATTTGAGAATGTAAGAAATAATATACAGCTCAGATTTCTACGAAGTAAATACATTGGTAAATTCGTTGCAGTAGATGGAATTGTTCGTAAAACCGATGAAATCCGCCCCAGGATAGTTAATGCACTATTTGAATGCAGAAGCTGTATGAGACTCCAGGAAGTGCCTCAGACAAGTAATATGATAAACGAACCAGCTCTGTGTCAAGAATGTGGTGGTAGATCATTCAAATTACTTCAGGAAGAATCAGAATTCATGGATACACAAACAACTAAACTTCAGGAACCCCTAGAAAATCTTTCAGGTGGTGAAGAGCCCAAACAGATACTTGTTGTTATGGAAGACGATCTTGTAGACTCTTTAACTCCCGGAGATATTGTTAAGATAACAGGTGTTATGAAAACTGTTAGGGATGAAAAAACAAAACGTTTCAAAAATTATATTTATGGAAACTATATTGAACCCCTTGAACAGGAATTTGAAGAACTTAAAATAAGTAAAGAAGATGAAGAGGAAATTAAAAGACTTGCTGCAGATCCTGATGTTTATAATAAAATAATAAACTCAACAGCACCTTCAATACAGGGTTATCATGAAGTTAAAGAAGCTATTGCACTTCAACTCTTTGGTGGTTCTCCAAAGGAACTTGAAGACAAGACCAGAATAAGGGGAGACATTCATATTCTAATTGTTGGAGACCCCGGTATAGGTAAATCCCAGATGCTGAAGTATGTTTCTAAACTGGCCCCACGTGGAATTTATACAAGTGGAAAAGGTACAAGTGGTGTTGGACTCACAGCCGCAGCTGTTCGTGATGAATTCGGTGGATGGTCACTTGAAGCAGGAGCCCTTGTTTTAGGAGACCGTGGTAATGTATGTGTTGACGAACTCGACAAAATGAGGTCAGAAGATAGATCAGCTATACACGAAGCACTGGAACAGCAAACAATTTCTATTGCAAAAGCAGGTATAATGGCAACATTGAATGCCCGATGTTCTGTACTAGCAGCAGCCAACCCTAAATTTGGACGTTTTGACCAGTATAAATCAATTGGAGAGCAGATAGATCTCCCATCACCAATTTTATCGAGATTCGATCTTATTTTTGTTGTTGAGGATAAACCAGACGTTGAAAGAGACACAAAACTTGCAGCCCATATACTTAGAATACATAAAGACACATCCATACCATTCGAAATTGAACCAGAACTCCTTAGGAAATATATTGCATATGCAAGAAGAGAAGTAAGCCCTAAACTTACAGATGATGCAACAGCTGTGCTTCAAGATTTTTATGTGGGTATAAGGGGTGGAGCTGCAGAAGAAGATTCACCTGTACCGATAACTGCTCGTCAGCTTGAGGCTCTAATCAGACTTTCTGAGGCCAGTTCAAGAATAAGGTTGGGTACTGAAGTAACTGGTGCAGATGCCCAAAGGGCAATTACAATACAACAAAAGTGTATGAAACAAGTAGGATACGATCCAGAAACTGGTAAACTTGATATTGATAAGGTTGAAGGACGTCCAGCTAAATCAGACCGTGATAAAATCCGTTTAGTAACAGAAATAATTGGTGAGCTTGGAGAAGAATATGGTGGAAGAACACCAAAAAACATACTTATAACTGAAATGTCAGACAGATACAATATGAGTGAAGATAAGGCTGAAGAAATTATAAAAATACTCAAAAGGAAAGGAATAATATTCGAACCTCAACAGGGGTACTATAAAATAGCTTAG
- a CDS encoding molybdopterin-dependent oxidoreductase — translation MDKKIIILLVILIAAAAIFAAFELQKDRTVKLSGVEIKNYQGQKLSSVNDFRENSIKGPQFINITNYHLEVTGLVQNPRNYTYDEVLNHTSYEKVVKLDCVEGWDVTILWQGLLVSDLLNEAKPLPNGNTVIFYAYDNYTTSFPISYLNNNQILLAYKMNNVTIPPERGFPFMLVAESKWGYKWIKWVTKIEVSNNSTYKGYWESRGYSDIGDINQSYLGG, via the coding sequence ATGGACAAGAAAATTATAATATTACTTGTAATACTAATTGCTGCTGCTGCTATTTTCGCTGCTTTCGAGTTACAAAAAGATAGAACTGTTAAACTGAGTGGTGTAGAGATTAAGAATTATCAAGGTCAGAAACTGTCATCTGTAAATGATTTTCGTGAAAATTCCATAAAAGGCCCACAGTTTATTAATATAACAAATTATCATTTAGAAGTAACTGGTTTAGTACAAAATCCAAGAAATTATACCTATGATGAAGTTTTGAACCATACCTCCTATGAAAAGGTTGTAAAATTAGACTGTGTTGAAGGGTGGGACGTAACAATATTATGGCAAGGACTTCTTGTATCTGACCTTTTGAATGAAGCAAAACCCTTACCAAACGGAAATACGGTCATATTTTATGCATACGATAATTACACCACTTCATTTCCAATTAGTTATCTTAACAATAACCAGATACTACTGGCTTATAAAATGAATAATGTAACTATTCCACCTGAGAGAGGATTCCCATTTATGCTTGTTGCAGAGAGTAAATGGGGTTATAAATGGATAAAATGGGTTACAAAAATCGAAGTATCCAACAACTCTACATACAAAGGCTACTGGGAAAGTAGAGGATATTCTGATATTGGGGATATTAACCAAAGCTATTTAGGGGGTTGA
- a CDS encoding tyrosine--tRNA ligase — MDLDSKMENIKNGTLEVVTEEELKEKLNKDRPIAYIGYEPSGNVHLGHAITVKKMIDLQNVGFKVKILLADLHAYLNGKGSLEEIEEISKYNIKCFRALGLSEDTEFIFGSSYQTKEDYTYKVYELALSTTLTRAKRSMAQITRDSKDHKVAEVIYPLMQVLDMIFLEVDLALGGMEQRKIHMLARESLPRMGYEAPVCIHTPLLHGTDGSDKMSSSKENYIAIDDKPDVIRMKLQKSYCPLGIVEGNPVIEIANHFIFSEDKTLLIERPDKFGGNLEISYNELLDMYSKEELHPLDLKNSVSKRLIEILEPVREYLK; from the coding sequence ATGGACCTTGACTCTAAGATGGAAAACATTAAGAATGGCACACTCGAAGTGGTGACAGAAGAAGAACTCAAAGAAAAACTCAATAAAGATAGACCAATAGCCTACATCGGATACGAACCATCAGGAAACGTTCATTTAGGCCATGCAATCACTGTGAAAAAAATGATAGACCTTCAAAATGTAGGTTTCAAGGTTAAAATCCTTCTAGCTGATCTTCATGCATACCTGAATGGTAAAGGAAGTCTTGAGGAAATTGAAGAAATATCAAAGTACAATATAAAATGTTTCAGAGCTTTGGGATTGTCTGAAGATACAGAGTTCATATTTGGTTCAAGTTACCAGACAAAAGAGGATTATACATACAAAGTATACGAACTTGCACTTTCAACAACTTTAACACGTGCAAAACGGAGTATGGCCCAGATAACAAGGGACAGTAAAGATCATAAGGTAGCAGAAGTAATATATCCACTTATGCAAGTTCTTGATATGATATTTCTTGAAGTTGATCTTGCACTTGGAGGCATGGAACAAAGGAAAATTCATATGCTTGCAAGGGAAAGTTTACCCAGAATGGGCTATGAAGCACCAGTATGTATACATACACCACTACTGCATGGAACAGATGGCTCGGATAAAATGTCTTCTAGTAAAGAAAATTATATTGCAATTGATGATAAACCAGATGTTATTAGAATGAAGCTCCAGAAGAGTTACTGTCCGCTTGGAATTGTTGAGGGAAATCCTGTAATTGAAATAGCTAACCATTTCATATTTTCAGAAGATAAAACACTTCTGATAGAAAGACCCGACAAATTTGGGGGAAACCTTGAAATTAGTTACAATGAGCTTTTGGATATGTACAGTAAGGAAGAACTTCATCCACTTGATCTGAAAAATTCTGTTTCAAAACGTTTAATAGAAATTTTGGAACCTGTAAGAGAATACCTTAAATAG
- a CDS encoding 60S ribosomal export protein NMD3: protein MFCPRCGSEDEDLYKGICKSCFVKEAQLISIPSDVEITICAHCNSLLKGIKWEDSELTEEDLVKIAVIENLETPNYVDNLELSVDILTVKGSNYECIVHANGTVMGINVSEDHRVNVKIKRSMCPDCSRYASGYFESVIQIRADKRFPSSDELQTIDDIIRTKTGALSVKNRMAYISDVSVIKEGVDYYVGSYKAARKLSSAIKDVMGGVVQESPRLVGRDKSRGKDLYRIWISIRLPNFKQGDFIKYEDHIGQVKGFDGRKILLKDLESSNIWSVMWKEYNKIKVIARSSDIKITSITSKTPKFIQILHPETYQPVDIEINDKISDLEIGNEVKVLEIEGILYILGKYKNNAN from the coding sequence ATGTTCTGTCCAAGATGTGGTAGCGAAGATGAAGATTTATACAAGGGGATCTGCAAGTCTTGTTTTGTAAAAGAAGCTCAGCTCATAAGCATCCCCTCTGATGTTGAAATAACTATCTGTGCACACTGCAATTCTCTCTTAAAAGGCATAAAATGGGAAGATTCTGAACTTACAGAAGAAGATCTTGTTAAAATAGCAGTAATAGAAAACTTGGAAACACCCAATTATGTTGATAATTTAGAGTTATCAGTAGACATATTAACTGTCAAAGGTTCCAACTATGAATGCATAGTTCATGCAAATGGAACTGTTATGGGTATAAATGTATCTGAGGATCATCGAGTAAATGTTAAAATAAAGAGGAGTATGTGCCCTGATTGTAGTAGGTATGCTTCTGGCTATTTTGAATCTGTTATTCAGATCCGTGCAGATAAAAGATTTCCTTCTTCAGATGAACTTCAAACCATTGACGACATAATAAGGACAAAAACTGGCGCATTATCTGTTAAAAATAGAATGGCATATATTTCAGACGTATCGGTTATTAAAGAAGGTGTAGATTATTATGTTGGTTCTTATAAAGCTGCAAGAAAACTTTCAAGTGCTATTAAGGATGTTATGGGTGGAGTTGTGCAGGAATCACCACGTTTAGTTGGAAGGGACAAATCCCGTGGAAAAGATCTGTACAGGATATGGATATCTATAAGATTACCTAATTTCAAACAAGGCGATTTCATAAAATATGAAGACCATATAGGACAGGTTAAAGGTTTTGACGGGAGAAAAATTCTTCTTAAGGATCTTGAATCCTCCAATATTTGGTCGGTTATGTGGAAGGAATACAACAAGATTAAAGTTATTGCTAGAAGTTCAGATATTAAAATAACCAGTATCACATCTAAAACACCTAAATTTATACAAATACTTCACCCTGAAACTTACCAACCAGTAGATATAGAGATTAATGATAAGATATCAGACTTAGAAATTGGAAATGAAGTTAAAGTTCTTGAAATTGAAGGAATTCTGTATATCCTTGGGAAATATAAAAATAATGCCAACTAA